The Sandaracinus amylolyticus genomic interval CCGGAGACCGTGAAGCGCGCGGTGCTCGATCTCGACCCCTCGAGCGGCGGCGCCGACTGGTCGAGCGTGCCGCGCGGGCGCGACGTCGCGGAGGACACGAGCAAGAGCCTGCCCGAGCGCATCGAGGAGCTGCGCAGCGAGATGTTGCTCGCGGCGGAGCAGCTCGAGTTCGAGAAGGCGGCGGAGCTGCGCGATCGGATCAAGAAGCTCGAGTCGCAGATGGATGGCGCTCCGGTGGCGGCGAGCGCGTCGAGCGCGAAGAAGGCTCCGGCGCGCGGGGCGGCGGCCCGTTCGGGCAATCGGGGACGCGCGCGGGGACGTTGAAACGCGCGGCCCGTTCCCCGATCCTGGGTCGGTGACGTACCGCTGTCTTCTCTTCATCGTCGCTGCGTGTGGGCTCGCCGGGCTGACCGGATGCGCGCTCGAACGAGTGGGCTTCGAAGGGGACGGACCGACACAGCTCGACGGCGGCGGGCGCGACGGAGGCGGGATCGACGCGAGCTCGATCGACGAGGACGCCGGGGACACCGGCGTCGTCGACGAGGACGCGGGCTTCGACGGCGGGATCGTCATCGACGACGCCGGGATCGACGCGGGGATCGACTCGGGACGCGACGCAGGTCAGCCCGACGCCGGCTGCAGCGGGCCGCCGACCTGCGCCGGCGGACAGCTGACGACGTGCGTCGGCGGCGCGCCGGTGGTGACGGAGTGCGCGCTCGGGTGCAGCGCGTCCGGCACGAGCTGTCGCGCGATGGTCCCGAGCAACGTCGGGGGCATGGTCGCGTTCACCGACGGAACGGCGAGCCTCGACGTCGTCGACGGCGAATTCTGGCTGGTCCACGGCGACAGCGGGCTCATCGAGGCGCGCGACGGAGACAACCCGGGGACGGTGCTGCGGAACGTGCGCACCGCGGGCGTCGGCACGAACAACGGCATTCGTTACGCGCAGATCGCGGGCGCGGACGGCGCGAGCTACGGCGTGTTCGTCGTGGGCAGCCTCCGGGTGCGGCCGCTCGCGGTGCTCGCGGGCAATCCCGGCGCGCGATCGCTCGTGTTCGTGAGCGCGGGCGACGTGCTCATCGAGGGGCTCGTGACGGTGCGGGCGTCGACGTTCGGGCCCGGCCCGGGCGGCGCGGCGGGCGGAAACGGCGGGACGAACGGCAGCGGTGCAGGCGGCGGTGAAGGCGGCGAGTCCGACAGCGGCATCGGCAACGACGACGACGGCGGGGGTGGCGGCGGAAGCCACGCGAGCGTCGGCGCCGGGGGCGGCGATTCGCCCGAGGCCGACGGCGGCGACGGGGGCAGCGTCTACGGCGACGCAGATCTCGTTCCGCTGCGCGGAGGCTCGGGCGGCGGCGGCGGTGGCGACGACGCGGGCGGGCGCGGCGGTCACGGCGGCGGCGCGATCCAGTTCACGAGCGCGACGTCGATCACCGTCACCGCGAGTGGCGGAATCGAGGCGACCGGCGAGGGCGGGCGCGGCGGGGACACCGGCGGCGGGGTCTTCGACAGCGGCGCGGGCGGCGGCGGCGGGTCGGGCGGTGCGATCCTGCTCGAGGCCGTCACGGTCACGGTCGCGGCGGGCCGCGTGGTCGCGACGGGCGGCGCCGGCGGTCAGGGCGCGCGCTGCGACAACTGTGGCGACGACGGGGCGAACGGCGCGGACGGCTCGCTGCTGACGGTGCCGGCGCCGGGCAGCGCGACGGACCGCGCGGGCGGCGGCGGCGGCGCGGGATCGTCGCTGACGGGGATGGCGACCGCCGGAGCGAACGCGACGAACGGCGGCGGCGGCGGCGGCGGCGCGGGCCGGGTGCGGATCAACAACGCGACCGGCACCGGGACGTACACCGTGGTGCCGAACACGACGAGCGGGCTCTCGACCGTCGGGATGGTCGGGCGCACGCCCTGACGGATCAGGCGCGCGACTCGAGCCTTGAGCGACGCGGGCTCGGTCGCTAGGCTGGCGCGCCATGCGAATCGTCGTTGTGTTGTTCGCGGCCGCGGCGATCGCCGGATGTGCGACCGTGGCGCCCTACGAGCGCGAGCACCTGAGCCGCGCGTCGATGGACTTCGGTCGCGAGGACGACGAGACCGCGTTCCGCGCGCACGTGCACGACTCGCGCGAAGGCGCGACGGGCGGCCACGGCAGCACCGGCGGCGGCTGCGGATGCAACTGAGCGTTCGGGAGGGGTCTTGGAAGACGCCTCCCCTCGACCGGCAGAGCCGGATCGGGTCCCCCCACCCCAAACACTGCGCGCGCGGCCCCAGCCACGCTTGCGCTCACTCGGGTCCGCGGATGACGTCGCATCACGCATCGCGCCCCTTCGTCCGCATCCTCGTCGCGCTCGCGGTGGCGCTCTTCGTCAGCCCAGCGCGCGCCGACGAGACGACCGGCACGTGGACCGGCGAGGTCGGCGTGCAGGGCAATTACTATTGGGAGACCTCGACCCGCGTGATCGCGCCCGAGGTGCGGTTCCGGCTGACGTCGCCCGACGGGACCGACGTGCGCGCCGAGTACCTCGTCGACTCGATCACGAGCGCGAGCCTCGCCGCCGGCGTGGTGGAGGACATCCGGTTCACCGAGACGCGTCACCAGGTGACCGTCGGCGCCGGGCACGAATTCGACCTCGGTGAGGCGCAGCTGCGGCTCGACGCGTCGACGCGGATCAGCCACGAGCCCGACTACCTCGCGACCGGCGTGACCCTCGCGGGCACGCTCTCGCTCGCGCAGCGCTGCACGCTGATCGGGATGGCGCTCACGTACATCCACGACGACGTGGGCTCGGTCGTCCGCGGCTCCCAGCCGCGCGAGGGCGGCGGGCGCGACCTGTCGGATCGCGGGCGCGTCGGACAGCTCGAGGGGTTCACGCTCGGGCTCTCGCTCAGCCAGATCCTCACGTCGCAGCTCGTCGCGTCGTTCGGCTACGACCTCGTCTACAACTGGGGCTACCTGCAGAACCCGTATCGCGGCGTGTCGATCGAGGGCGTGGTGCGCCCCGAGGACCACCCCGACGAGCGCCTGCGGCACTCGCTGTACGGGCGCGTCGCGCTGTACGTCCCGGAGACGCGCACCGCGTTCCACGCGCTCTATCGCTTCTACGTCGACGGCTGGGATCTCGCGGCGGTCACGCCCGAAGGGCGCATCTACCAGGAGATCGGCGATCTGATCACGCTGCGCCTGCGATATCGCTTCTACTCGCAGACGCGCTCGTTCTTCTATCGCGCGCCGGATCAGTACACGGCGGACGATCCGTTCGTGACGAACGACCCGAAGATGCAGGACTTCTCGAGCCATCTCGTCGGCGCGCACGCGCGCGTCGGGATGGAGTTCCTCGAGCGCACGTTCCTCGGCTTCGCGCACGAGGGCGAGGTGTGGTTCAGCTTCGACTACTGGTGGCAGTCGAGCCGCTTCGGGAACGGCGTGATCGCGCAGGCCGGCCTCCGCGTGCCGTTCTGAGCGTTAAACGCTGGTGAATCGTCGCTCCGCGCGGTGGACAGGGAGCGCGCGTCGCGACACACGGCAGCACGTCGTCGCGCGTCGCGACGCAGCGAAAGGTCTCTCGTGAGCGTCGACACCTCTCAGCGCGCCGCCTGGCTCCTCGTTTGTCTGCTCGCCACGGCGTGTGGTGACGACGATGCGTCGAGTGGCGGCGACGCCGGCGAGACCCCGCAGAGCGACGCGGGCAGCGCGCCCACCGAGCCGCTCACGGTCGTCGCGATGGACGGCGAGCACGTGCACTTCACCGTCGAGAACCGACGGCGCGTGAACGTCGAGGTCGACTTCCCGCCGCTCGATCAGCGCTACGGCGAGGTGATCATGCACTTCGCGCTGCGCTGTCCGCCCGAGGGCGGATGCGACTGGTGGGATCGCCGCGGCGCGCTGATGATCGTCGAGAACCCCGGCGTGCCCGAGGAAGAGGAGCAGCGCATCGAGATCTCGCGCTTCGTCACGCCGTACCGCGTCGGCGCGGCGTGGGACGTCGACGTGACCGATCTTCGCCCGCTGCTCTCGGGGCGCCGCACGCTCCAGGTGTTCATCGACACGTGGGTCGGCCCGGGGCACGCGAATGGCGCGGGCTGGCTCGTCGACGTGTCGTTCGAGCACCGCCCCGGCGTGCTCGAGCGTCGCGCGATCGCGGTGGTGCCGGTGTTCCGGTCGCAGCAGCCGGTCTACGGCGATCCCGCGCGCAGCATCCCGAGCCAGGTGCCGCCGGTCACGCTCGACGTGCCGGCGGGGGCGTCGGCGCTCGCGATCCGCTCGTTCATCACCGGCCACGGCCAGGGAAATGCCGAGAATTGCGCGGAATTCTGCCCGCGCGATCACACCTTCTCGGTCGAGGGCCAGGCGTTCACCCGCAACGTCTGGCGCGACGACTGCGCGACGACGGCCGCGCCGGGCCAGGCGGGCACGTACACGTACCCGCGCGCCGGATGGTGCCCGGGCGCCGTGACGCACGACTGGTCCTTCGACGTGCCGCTCCCGAGCGACGGAACGGTGGACGTCGGCTACGACGTCGCGACGTACGAGAATTCGTGCCGCCCCGGGGTCGCGGTCTGCAGCGGGTGCACGCTCGGCACCGGCTGCGAGTACGACGGCGGGGCGCACGCCGAGCCGCACTACGATCTCTCGGCGCTGCTGATCGCCTACGAGTGATCGGGCGAACATCGGCTCGCCCGCAGGTCCCTACCGTCCGCGCGCTTCGCGCGCTCCCGTCAGCAACCTGCGGACGAGCACTCCGGCAGGCACTCAGCGCGCGGTCTCGATCGCGGCCTGGAGATCGCGCGGGAGCGGGGACGTGAAGCGCATCGCGCGGGCGTCGTGCGGGTGCTCGAACGCGATGCGCGACGCGTGCAGGAAGTGTCGCGCGAGCCCGGGCAGCGCGCTGCCGCCGTAGAGCGCGTCGCCGACCAGCGGGTGCCCGATCGCCGCGAGGTGCGCGCGCACCTGGTGCCGCGTCGCGTGCGACGCCGAGACCTCGACGCGCGTGTACACACCGATCGCCTCGGCCTTGAGGATCTCGGTGCGCGCGGGGCGCGCGCCCTTCACGTCGATCGTGACCACGCGGCGCGGATCGCGCGGGTGCGGTCCGATCGGGAGATCGATCACCTGCGGCGCGTCCACGCGTCCCTCGACCAGCGCGACGTAGCGCTTGTCGATGCGCCCGTCCTTGAGCGCGGTGCGGAGCGCCTCGAACGTGAGCTCGTCGCGCGCCGCGACGATCAGCCCGCTCGTGTCGGTGTCGAGCCGGTGCAGGATCCCGGGCTCGCGCAGGCGATATCCGACTCCGCTCATCTCGGGATACCGAGCGACGAGCGCGCTCGCGATCGTGCCGATCTCGTTCTCGCGCAGCGGGTGGCTCGGCACGCCCGCGGGCTTGTCGACCACCACGAGCCACGGGTCCTCGTGCACCACGTGCAGCGGCAGCTTCGCGTCGGGGCGCGCGTGGAAGTCGCTCGGCGCGGGCGCGCGCGCGAGCACCACGTGATCCCCCGGCGCGAGCCGCAGGCCCTTGCGCGGGCTCCGGCCGTTCACGCGGATCGCGCCGCTCTCGACCATCTCGCGCGCCTTCGCGCGGCTCATCCCCGGCACGCGCCGCACGAGCACGACGTCGAGCCGCAGCCCGGCTTCGGCCGCCTCGACCTCCAGCTCGATCACGCCCCGGCCTCGATCACTGCGTCACTCGCCCGTCCACGGCCAGCACAGCGACACGCAGGGCCTGGCCCGAGGGCCCGTGGGGTAGCCGATGCGCCCGCCCCGCGCCACGTGCCGGCCGAGCCCTTGGCCATCCCGCGCTACCGCCGTAAGATCGCGGCGCTTTCGCGGCGTCGGTCCGCGAATCGGCGAACAACGCGCGGCGGTCAGCCCGCGACCCAGCGAAGAACTCATGGCTCCTCCGAAGCGCGACTACTACGAGTCCTTGGGCGTCGGGAAGACCGCGACGCCCGACGACATCAAGCAGGCGTATCGCCAGCTCGCGAAGCAGTGGCATCCCGACCGCAACCAGGGCGACCCGTCCGCGGAAGAGAAGTTCAAGGAGATCAGCGAAGCGTACTCGGTGCTCATCGACGTCGAGAAGCGCCGTCGGTACGACCGCATGGGCCACGCCGCGTTCGGCGGGGCCGCGGACTACGAGCGCATCGACTTCCGCGCGGTGAGCGAGATCCTCGAGGGCCTGATGGGCGAGGTGTTCGGGCTGTCGGGCGCGGCGCGCCGCGCGCGTCAGGGCACCGACATCGAGCTCGAGCTCGAGATCTCGTTCGAAGAAGCGGCGCTGGGCACCGAGAAGCCGATCCAGGTGCCGCGCCTCGTGACCTGCGGCACGTGCGAGGGGTCGGGCGCGGCGAAGGGCTCGAAGGTCGAGCGCTGCCACGCCTGCAACGGCGTGGGCGAGGTGAAGTTCCAGCGCGGGTTCTTCTCGGCCTCGCGGCCCTGCTCGTCGTGCGGCGGGACCGGCAAGCGCATCGAGACGCCGTGCCCGACCTGCAAGGGCAAGACGGTCGTCGCGAGCCACGAGGAGATGTCCGTGAAGGTCCCGCCGGGCGTCGAGGACGGCGCGATCCGCAGCGTGCGCGGCGCAGGCGAGCGCGGTCGACACGGCGGCCCGCCCGGCGATCTGCACGTGCGGATCCGAGTGCGCCCTCACCCGCTCTTCAAGCGCGACGGCGCGGACATCAAGGTCACGATCCCGGTGAGCTTCCCCCAGGTCGTGCTGGGCACGCAGGTCGACATCCCCACGCTCGAAGGGCGCGTGAAGATGAAGGTCCCGCCGGGCACCCAGAGCGGGAAGGTCTTCCGGCTGCGCGGCAAGGGCATCGAGGTGCTCGGCGGCGCGGGCAAGGGCGACCAGCTCGTGCACATCGTCGTCGAGGTGCCGTCGAACATCACGAAGCGGCAGCGCAAGCTGATCGAGGAGCTCGCGGCGGAGTTCGGCGAGGACGTGCACCCGCAGCAGAAGAGCTTCCTCGACAAGCTGAAGGGCTTGTTCGAGTAGTCGTTCGAGTACGATCGCGCGCGATGACGTTCGATCTCGCGCGATCGCTCGCGGCGCTGCGGCGCGCCGACACCGTGCGCGTGACCGGCAGCGTGCGCGAGCTGGTCGGGCTCTCGATCCGCGCCGCGGTGCCGGGCGTGCGGCTCGGCGAGATCGTGGAGATCGAGCGGCGCGCCCATCCGCCGCTGCTCGCCGAGGTCGTCGGGTTCCATCTCGACGATGCGACGCTGATGCCGCTCGGATCGGCGGAGGGCGTCGGCGCGGACGATCCGGTGCGCCCGACGGGACGGCCGCTCTCGGTGCGGGTGAGCGAGCAGGTGCTCGGTCGCGTGCTCGGTGGGCTCGGCGAGCCGATCGACGGCGGCCCCGCGATCGACGGCGACGAGTGGGACGTGATGCGCCCGCCGCCGAACCCGATCGCGCGGCCTCGCATCACGCGTCCGCTCGCGCTCGGGGTGCGCGCGATCGACGCGCTCACGACCGTCGGTGAAGGGCAGCGCATCGGGCTCTTCGCGGGCAGCGGCGTCGGCAAGAGCACGCTGCTCGGGCAGATCGCGCGACAGGCCGACGCCGACGTGTTCGTCGTGTGCCTCGTCGGCGAGCGAGGGCGCGAGGTGCGCGAGTTCCTGGAGGACGCGCTGGGCGACGACGGGCGCGCGCGCGGCGTCGT includes:
- a CDS encoding DUF4266 domain-containing protein translates to MRIVVVLFAAAAIAGCATVAPYEREHLSRASMDFGREDDETAFRAHVHDSREGATGGHGSTGGGCGCN
- a CDS encoding DUF3570 domain-containing protein; this translates as MTSHHASRPFVRILVALAVALFVSPARADETTGTWTGEVGVQGNYYWETSTRVIAPEVRFRLTSPDGTDVRAEYLVDSITSASLAAGVVEDIRFTETRHQVTVGAGHEFDLGEAQLRLDASTRISHEPDYLATGVTLAGTLSLAQRCTLIGMALTYIHDDVGSVVRGSQPREGGGRDLSDRGRVGQLEGFTLGLSLSQILTSQLVASFGYDLVYNWGYLQNPYRGVSIEGVVRPEDHPDERLRHSLYGRVALYVPETRTAFHALYRFYVDGWDLAAVTPEGRIYQEIGDLITLRLRYRFYSQTRSFFYRAPDQYTADDPFVTNDPKMQDFSSHLVGAHARVGMEFLERTFLGFAHEGEVWFSFDYWWQSSRFGNGVIAQAGLRVPF
- a CDS encoding peptide-N-glycosidase F-related protein, translating into MSVDTSQRAAWLLVCLLATACGDDDASSGGDAGETPQSDAGSAPTEPLTVVAMDGEHVHFTVENRRRVNVEVDFPPLDQRYGEVIMHFALRCPPEGGCDWWDRRGALMIVENPGVPEEEEQRIEISRFVTPYRVGAAWDVDVTDLRPLLSGRRTLQVFIDTWVGPGHANGAGWLVDVSFEHRPGVLERRAIAVVPVFRSQQPVYGDPARSIPSQVPPVTLDVPAGASALAIRSFITGHGQGNAENCAEFCPRDHTFSVEGQAFTRNVWRDDCATTAAPGQAGTYTYPRAGWCPGAVTHDWSFDVPLPSDGTVDVGYDVATYENSCRPGVAVCSGCTLGTGCEYDGGAHAEPHYDLSALLIAYE
- a CDS encoding RluA family pseudouridine synthase; this translates as MIELEVEAAEAGLRLDVVLVRRVPGMSRAKAREMVESGAIRVNGRSPRKGLRLAPGDHVVLARAPAPSDFHARPDAKLPLHVVHEDPWLVVVDKPAGVPSHPLRENEIGTIASALVARYPEMSGVGYRLREPGILHRLDTDTSGLIVAARDELTFEALRTALKDGRIDKRYVALVEGRVDAPQVIDLPIGPHPRDPRRVVTIDVKGARPARTEILKAEAIGVYTRVEVSASHATRHQVRAHLAAIGHPLVGDALYGGSALPGLARHFLHASRIAFEHPHDARAMRFTSPLPRDLQAAIETAR
- the dnaJ gene encoding molecular chaperone DnaJ; the protein is MAPPKRDYYESLGVGKTATPDDIKQAYRQLAKQWHPDRNQGDPSAEEKFKEISEAYSVLIDVEKRRRYDRMGHAAFGGAADYERIDFRAVSEILEGLMGEVFGLSGAARRARQGTDIELELEISFEEAALGTEKPIQVPRLVTCGTCEGSGAAKGSKVERCHACNGVGEVKFQRGFFSASRPCSSCGGTGKRIETPCPTCKGKTVVASHEEMSVKVPPGVEDGAIRSVRGAGERGRHGGPPGDLHVRIRVRPHPLFKRDGADIKVTIPVSFPQVVLGTQVDIPTLEGRVKMKVPPGTQSGKVFRLRGKGIEVLGGAGKGDQLVHIVVEVPSNITKRQRKLIEELAAEFGEDVHPQQKSFLDKLKGLFE